The following are encoded in a window of Kogia breviceps isolate mKogBre1 chromosome 10, mKogBre1 haplotype 1, whole genome shotgun sequence genomic DNA:
- the CHCHD4 gene encoding mitochondrial intermembrane space import and assembly protein 40: MAYCRQEGKDRIIFVTKEDHESPSNAELVADDPNDPYEEHGLILPNGDINWNCPCLGGMASGPCGEQFKAAFSCFHYSKEDVKGSDCIDQFRAMQECMQKYPDLYPQEEEEKPADRLEETAVSEAATTKDEEGSS; the protein is encoded by the exons GGAAGGATCGAATCATATTTGTGACCAAAGAAGACCATGAAAGTCCAAGCAATGCGGAGCTGGTGGCCGACGACCCCAACGATCCTTACGAGGAGCACG GACTCATCCTGCCCAACGGAGACATCAACTGGAACTGCCCGTGCCTTGGAGGCATGGCCAGCGGCCCTTGTGGGGAACAGTTCAAGGCGGCCTTTTCCTGCTTCCACTACAGCAAAGAGGACGTCAAGGGGTCGGACTGTATAGACCAGTTCCGGGCCATGCAGGAGTGCATGCAGAAGTACCCGGACCTCTAtccccaggaggaggaggagaagccagCGGATCGATTAGAGGAGACGGCTGTCTCTGAGGCCGCCACAACCAAAGACGAGGAGGGGTCCAGCTAA